From the genome of Xylocopilactobacillus apis:
TGAAGAAGAGGAGTACGATTTATAATGGAAAACTCGAATAATCAAAATAATAAAATTACTAAAAAAGATTTAAATAAAGTTTTTTGGCGCATGCAATGTTTGAATTTTACTAATAATTTTCAATCAATGCAGGCAATAGGATTTTTATCAAGTTTTGTCCCAGTTCTAAAACGCCTATATCATGATAAACCAAAAGAAGAAAAAGTTAATGCTATGAAGCGTCACTTACAATTCTTTAATAGTCATGTAAATGCTGATGCATTAATATTAGGAATCTCAGCTGCTGTAGAAGAAACTACATCTGAAGATGAAAAAGAGACCGTAACTGCTATTAAAACAGGATTAATGGGACCACTAGCCGGTATTGGAGATAGTGTTCTAAAATTTACTTGGTTACCTATTTGCGGTAGTATCGGAGCTTCTCTAGCTTTTTCAGGTAGTATTCTTGGACCAATTATTATGTTTTTGATGTATAACATTGTCAATGTAGGAACCAAGTATTATGGAATTCATTGGGGATATTCGAAAGGAATCGAATTAATTAGTGGTTCCGGAAGTAATGTTTTGCAGCGACTATCAAATATGGCTAATGTTGTTGGATTAACTGTAATTGGAGCACTAGTTGCGTCAGTAGTTAAAGTTAATATCATTGCTAAAATAAGTGCAGGGAAAAATACTATTAAATTTCAAGATAT
Proteins encoded in this window:
- a CDS encoding PTS system mannose/fructose/sorbose family transporter subunit IID, giving the protein MENSNNQNNKITKKDLNKVFWRMQCLNFTNNFQSMQAIGFLSSFVPVLKRLYHDKPKEEKVNAMKRHLQFFNSHVNADALILGISAAVEETTSEDEKETVTAIKTGLMGPLAGIGDSVLKFTWLPICGSIGASLAFSGSILGPIIMFLMYNIVNVGTKYYGIHWGYSKGIELISGSGSNVLQRLSNMANVVGLTVIGALVASVVKVNIIAKISAGKNTIKFQDMFDKVMPGLFSLLVTIAVYQILKKTNGKHAPLLILSIMIISIVLTYLGVFG